The following are encoded in a window of Sphingobium sp. AP49 genomic DNA:
- a CDS encoding CvpA family protein yields the protein MNAVDILVLLLIGGCAIFGLLRGFVTETLSLIAWVAGIFAISLFHASVTELLTSFVGSESGAAVLAFFLIFAVTFGAGKLLARAIGQRTRQSVLGPIDRVLGGGFGAIKGLIGATLVFLAFSLVYDTFYGSGARRPDWLSDARTYPLLNASGKAISEFVDEQRAQKPAEPDPAG from the coding sequence TTGCGCCATATTCGGCCTGCTGCGCGGGTTCGTGACCGAAACCCTGTCGCTGATCGCCTGGGTCGCGGGCATCTTCGCGATCAGCCTGTTCCATGCCTCCGTCACCGAGTTGCTGACCAGCTTCGTCGGCAGCGAGAGCGGGGCGGCGGTGCTGGCCTTCTTCCTGATCTTCGCCGTCACCTTTGGCGCTGGCAAGCTGCTCGCCCGCGCGATCGGCCAGCGCACCCGCCAGTCGGTGCTCGGCCCGATCGACCGGGTGCTGGGCGGCGGCTTCGGCGCGATCAAGGGCCTGATCGGCGCGACCCTGGTCTTCCTCGCCTTCAGCCTCGTCTACGACACATTCTACGGCAGCGGTGCGCGCCGCCCCGACTGGCTGTCCGACGCGCGCACCTATCCGCTGCTCAATGCCAGCGGCAAGGCGATCAGCGAATTTGTCGACGAACAGCGCGCGCAGAAGCCGGCCGAACCCGACCCGGCCGGCTGA